In a single window of the Nicotiana tomentosiformis chromosome 10, ASM39032v3, whole genome shotgun sequence genome:
- the LOC138900175 gene encoding uncharacterized protein — translation MEEEAENFIVRCDKCQRYANNMHRPAELLHSVISPWPFMKWGMDMVGHLPQAKGKVRFLFILTNYFSKWVEAGKCPEVLPGVLWAYRTTTKISTGETPFSVVYGTEALIPVEIGEPSMRYTHTSEETNEEELRVNLDLTEERREATLIRMTAQKQMIEQYYNKKANLSYFKIGDFVLRKVFRSTKTANAGKLGPNWEDPYRVRGISGKEAYELETMDGKVLPSNGNEVHLKKYYF, via the exons atggaGGAAGAAGCAGAAAACTTCATAGTCAGGTGTGATAAATGTCAACGATATGCCAATAACATGCATCGACCAGCGGAATTGTTGCATTCAGTTATAtcaccatggcccttcatgaaatggggcatGGACATGGTAGGACATTTGCCtcaagctaaaggaaaggtacgatttctgtttattttaacgaattatttctcaaaatgggtagaagcag GCAAATGTCCAGAAGTACTACCAGGGGTGCTATGGGCTTACCGAACAACGACGAAAATTAGTACGGGTGAGACTCCATTTTCAGTTGTATACGGAACAGAAGCTTTGATTCCGGTGGAGATAGGTGAACCAAGCATGAGGTACACGCATACTAGTGAAGAAACAAATGAGGAAGAGTTACGGGTAAATTTGGATTTGACAGAAGAAAGGAGAGAAGCAACACTAATTCGAATGACGGCTCAAAAACAGATGATTGAACAATATTATAACAAGAAAGCCAATTTGAGTtacttcaagattggggacttcgtCCTCAGAAAGGTATTCCGGTCAACAAAAACAGCAAATGCAGGAAAGTTGGGTCCAAATTGGGAAGACCCATATAGGGTTAGAGGCATATCTGGAAAAGAAGCGTACGAGTTGGAAACCATGGATGGCAAGGTGTTACCATCAAATGGGAATGAAGTCCATCTGAAGAAGTATTACTTCTAA